A genomic region of Raphanus sativus cultivar WK10039 chromosome 6, ASM80110v3, whole genome shotgun sequence contains the following coding sequences:
- the LOC130497124 gene encoding pentatricopeptide repeat-containing protein At3g14330-like, with protein MPSLDTFLKHYDTNTVPSKVADVATLLRSQSVTHSRFLPIPFRQHSTHTTILSKSANLDEAVATLSSSSHSNPEPFTDALHACISAKSLHHGEKIHALILNNPKLRRDPKLLTKLITLFSVCRRLDLARELFDDVNKKDSAFLTEEVWAAMAIAFSRNGSPREALIAYVDMLCSSSSFVTTTPGDFSISVALKACIDLKDLSFGRGVHAQIVKRRRKVDQVVENALLKLYMERGFLEDARKVFDGMSERNIVTWNSLVSVLSKKKVRVQEMFSLFKKMQEERIGFSWATLTTILPACARVAALLTGKEIHAQVLKSSGRPDVPLVNSLIDMYGKCGEVVYARRVFDGMLNKDLTSWNTMLNSYAINGDIEEEISLFDRMIESGVVAPDGITFVALLSGCSDTGLTEYGVSLFERMETEFRVSPALEHYACLVDILGRAGRIEEAVKVIETMPFKPSGSVWGSLLNSCRLHGNVSVGEIAAKELFVLEPHNPGNYVMVSNLYADAKMWDDVDKIREVMKQRGIKKEAGCSWVQVKDKVQIFVAGGGHEFRNSDEYKRVWSDLQEAIEKSGYATDTGVVELHDVDEATKVNWVCGHSERLATSYSLIHTGEGVPIRVTKNMRVCGDCHAWMKIVSQVTGRVIVLRDTKRFHHFADGICSCKDYW; from the coding sequence ATGCCTTCTTTAGATACATTCTTGAAACACTATGATACAAACACTGTCCCTTCCAAAGTTGCAGACGTCGCCACTCTACTAAGGTCTCAGAGTGTCACCCATTCTAGATTCTTACCCATTCCGTTCAGACAACATTCAACCCACACAACAATCCTGTCTAAATCCGCCAACCTCGACGAAGCCGTCGCCACTCTATCCTCCTCCTCACACTCCAATCCGGAGCCTTTCACAGACGCTCTTCACGCATGCATCTCCGCTAAATCACTCCACCACGGCGAAAAGATCCACGCTTTGATCCTCAACAACCCTAAACTCCGCCGCGACCCCAAGCTTCTAACCAAACTCATCACTCTCTTCTCCGTTTGCCGCAGACTAGACCTCGCTCGCGAACTCTTCGACGACGTTAACAAAAAAGACTCAGCCTTTCTCACCGAGGAAGTCTGGGCGGCGATGGCGATCGCCTTCTCCAGAAACGGGTCGCCGAGAGAAGCTCTAATCGCTTACGTCGACATGCTCTGTAGTAGTAGTAGCTTCGTGACGACGACGCCTGGGGATTTCTCCATCTCCGTCGCGTTGAAAGCGTGTATTGACCTTAAAGATTTGAGCTTTGGGAGAGGTGTGCATGCCCAGATCGTGAAACGGAGGAGGAAGGTTGATCAGGTGGTGGAGAATGCGCTGTTGAAGCTTTACATGGAAAGAGGATTTTTAGAAGATGCGCGCAAGGTGTTCGACGGAATGTCTGAGAGGAATATCGTGACTTGGAATTCGCTTGTTTCGGTGCTGAGTAAGAAGAAGGTTAGGGTTCAGGAGATGTTTAGTCTCTTCAAGAAGATGCAGGAAGAGAGGATTGGGTTTAGCTGGGCGACGCTGACGACGATTTTGCCAGCTTGTGCGCGTGTGGCTGCTCTTCTTACGGGGAAAGAGATTCATGCGCAGGTGTTGAAGTCTAGTGGGAGACCTGATGTTCCGTTGGTTAACTCGTTGATTGATATGTATGGGAAATGTGGTGAGGTTGTGTATGCTAGGAGAGTCTTTGATGGGATGTTAAATAAGGATCTGACTTCATGGAACACTATGTTGAACTCTTACGCCATCAACGGGGATATCGAAGAAGAGATCAGTCTTTTTGATAGGATGATAGAGTCAGGTGTTGTTGCGCCAGATGGGATTACCTTTGTTGCTTTGTTGTCTGGGTGTAGTGATACAGGGCTCACAGAGTATGGTGTGAGTTTGTTTGAACGTATGGAAACAGAGTTCAGAGTCTCACCCGCCTTGGAGCATTATGCTTGTTTAGTTGACATCTTGGGACGAGCGGGTAGGATCGAAGAAGCAGTCAAGGTGATAGAAACGATGCCGTTTAAGCCGAGTGGATCCGTTTGGGGATCACTTCTCAACTCCTGCAGGCTCCACGGGAACGTTTCAGTGGGGGAGATTGCTGCAAAGGAGTTGTTTGTTCTCGAGCCTCACAATCCAGGGAACTATGTGATGGTTTCTAACCTATACGCTGATGCAAAGATGTGGGACGATGTGGATAAGATCAGAGAGGTGATGAAACAGAGAGGGATTAAAAAAGAAGCTGGTTGCAGTTGGGTACAGGTTAAAGACAAGGTTCAGATCTTTGTTGCGGGAGGTGGACACGAGTTCCGTAACTCGGATGAGTATAAGAGAGTATGGTCGGACCTACAAGAAGCTATTGAAAAATCAGGTTATGCTACTGATACAGGCGTGGTGGAGCTTCATGATGTTGATGAAGCTACTAAGGTGAATTGGGTTTGTGGACATAGTGAGAGGCTTGCGACAAGTTATTCTCTTATTCATACCGGTGAAGGGGTTCCGATTAGGGTTACTAAGAATATGAGAGTATGTGGAGATTGTCATGCATGGATGAAGATTGTGTCGCAAGTAACTGGGAGAGTTATAGTTCTTAGAGATACAAAACGGTTCCATCATTTTGCTGACGGCATCTGCTCATGTAAAGACTACtggtga
- the LOC108812624 gene encoding uncharacterized protein LOC108812624 codes for MAYSTKLCLPLQTQCFVPKTVRSKTLMLQQSHVQVKVKQVTVPQPIRYSTKNTVYEDPVQGIICYTDDSGEVICEGYDEGPRCPPESPIVTSYPREVEILDLLQRSYQELRVAEKGDGQREEIVSQQELRMIKWSSLEFL; via the exons ATGGCATATTCAACTAAACTTTGTCTACCTCTTCAAACACAATGTTTTGTTCCAAAGACAGTAAGATCAAAGACTTTGATGCTTCAACAGAGTCACGTTCAAGTTAAAGTCAAGCAAGTCACAGTTCCTCAACCAATAAGATACTCCACCAAGAACACT GTATATGAAGATCCAGTACAAGGGATCATATGCTACACGGATGATAGCGGAGAGGTTATATGTGAAGGGTACGATGAAGGTCCTCGTTGCCCCCCAGAGAGTCCAATAGTAACTTCTTACCCAAG agaGGTGGAGATTCTTGATCTTCTGCAAAGAAGTTATCAGGAACTGAGAGTTGCAGAGAAAGGTGATGGTCAAAGAGAAGAGATTGTTTCACAGCAAGAGCTAAGAATGATCAAATGGAGCAGCCTTGAATTCCTCTAA